The DNA sequence CGACGGCCAGCCCCGAGGTCACGAGGTTGGCGCGGAGCAGCACTTGGGTGTGCGGGGCGGAGAACACCGTGGCGTTCTCGACCAGTTCGGCCAGCAGATGGATGACGTCGGCGACGGCGTGCCCGCGCAGGGTGCCGTCGATCGGCGGCACGAGCTTGACCCGCGAGTACTGCTCCACCTCGGCGATGGCGGAGCGCAGCACCTCGGTCATGGAGACCGGGTTGCTCCACTGCCGGCGGGAGACGGCTCCGCCGAGCACGGCGAGGTTCTCGGCGTGGCGGCGGATGCGGGTGGCGAGGTGGTCCACGTGGAAGAGGCCCTTGAGCAGATCGGGGTCCTCGATCTCGTTCTCCAGCTCGTCGAGGATGGAGATCTCGCGGTGCACGAGGGACTGAAGACGCCGGGCGAGGTTGACGAAGACCTCGAGCTTCTGTTCGCTGCCCGCCTGGCTGGAGAGCTGGGAGGCCTGGACGACGGCGGTGACGGCCCCGTCCTGGGCGCGGGCCAGATCGGCGGCGAGCAGTTCGAAGTCGTCGGCGCCGTCGGGCGGTCCGCTGCGCTGCCTGCGCTTCGGCGGTGCCTCGCCACGCCGCAGGGTCTCGACGAGGGCCCGCAGATCGGCCTCGCCGCGCGCGCTCCTGCGGCGCAGTGCGCCGATGCGGTCGTTCACGGACCTGGCGGTGCGGTTGGCGGCCACCGCGGCGATCAGGATGCCCGCCAGGGTCACCGAGACCGCTCCGGCGAGCACGCCCCACAGGGTGAGGCTCGGTCTTACTCCGGTGGACCGCACGACGAACAGCACGGCCGCGAGGGCGCTGAGGGTCACCGCGACCGGCGGAAGCACGGCCAGACGCAGCAGTTGGGGCCGTATGTGGGTCTCGGGCAGCGCGGTTGCGGTGCGGGCGGCCGGGCGCCCGTGCCGCCCGCCCTCACGGCGGTCAGCGCGTGCGGCCGGGGCGCGGAGATGAGACATCGGGGTCCTCGTACTGGTCCGTCGGTCGGGGCCTGGGATGCGCGCGGTCTGCGCGGCCCGGGGCGTGCGCCATCGCGATGTCGGTCGACAGAACCGACGAATTCGGCTCCGCGTCGCCCGACGGACACTGACAGTAGTCGCCTCCGCATCAAGTGCGGTGGGCAGTTGACAAAGTCACGCAGGCAGCGTCCCGCTCTGGTATGAGGTCTCGTACGACAGACCGATAACCGGCCCCACCGTTCGCCCACAAGCGGATACCGAACGATCGGACCTGGTCAGAAGTGGTCACGCTGAAAAGCCGGGCTGCGGGGCACTCCGTACGCCGCACGCCGCGCCGACATCCGATTCCCACGCCCTTGCCCGCGCCCGGCCCCCCTGGCCGGGACGATTCAGCACCCCGCGCGCCCGCCCGTCCACCCCCCAAAGCGTCACGGGCAGTAGCGGCGCGCAAAGCTCCGGGGGCGCCCCACCGCACTCACGCACGCCCCGCGCGAACCGTCCCGCAAGAGCGCACGGAGCCATTGACCGCCCGCGCCGTCTCACCAGACGCCACTGCAGCGCCCCGCACCGTGGCGGGCGCTTCAGAGCGGCAGGCGCTGCGACAGGGCGGCCGGCCTTGGACAGAAGCCGCGCTAGACGACCGCCGCCCCGTCCGACCCTGACGCGACCGCCGCCCCGTCCGACCCCGACGCGACCGCCGCCCCGTCCGACCCCGACGCGACCGCCGCCCCGTCCGGCCCTGACGCGACCGGCGGCCACGTCGGCCATCCCTCGGAGGGCGTCTCGGCCACCTCGCGCCACCACGGAGTCAGGGGCGGCATCGAGGCCGGTTCGAACGGCTCGCCACAGCGCGGCGCCGCCATCGTGACCCCGGCCTTGTGCGTGGCCCGCATCGTCCACTCCCCCGGCTCCGCCCATGCGTGCGGCGCCAGGTTGAAGGTGCCCCAGTGGATCGGCAGCATGACGCCCACGGTCGGGTCCCCGCCCTGAAGGTCGAGGTGGGCGCGGACGCCCTCGTCCGGCGTCATGTGGATGTCGGGCCAGAAGTCCGAGTAGGCGCCGATCTGGATCATCGTCGCGTCGAACGGGCCGTGCTCGGCGCCGATGTCCGTGAAGCCGTCGAAGTAGCCGGTGTCCCCGCTGTGGTAGATCCGGTGCTCGTCCGAGGCGACGACCCAGGACGCCCAGAGCGTGTGCTGCGTGTTGCGCAGCCCCCGGCCGCAGAAGTGGCGTGCGGGGGTGGCCGTCAGGCTGAGTCCGCCGACCTTGGTCGTCTCGTGCCAGTCAAGCTCACGCACCCGGTCGGCCGAGACGCCCCAGTGTTCGAGGTGGGCGCCGACGCCGAGCGGTACGGCGAAGAGCGTGTCCGTGCCGACCAGTGCCTTGATCGTGGGCAGGTCGAGGTGGTCGTAGTGGTCGTGGGAGATGACGACGACGTCGACAGGGCCGAGCTGGGCGAGCGGCAGTGGCACGGGGTGCAGCCGCTTGGGCCCGGCGAAGGGGAAGGGGGAGCAGCGCTCGCCCCACACGGGGTCGAAGAGCACCCGGTGGCCGTCGATCTCCGCGAGGACGCTGGAGTGCCCCATCCAGGTCAGGCGCAGCCCGTCGACGGGCGGTTTGGCCAGGTCGGCATAGGTGGTGGCGTGCACCGGCACCGTACCCTTGGGGACGCGGTGGGGCCGGGTGTCCCGGTCGAAGAAGACCTTGGCGAACTCCACCATCGAACCGGACGGTCTGGTCCGGGCGGCGCCCCCGGGGTTCTGGAAGACCCCGTCCCGGAAGTGCGGTGATCTGCGGATGCGCGCCATGCGCTCACCGCTCGGGTCCACCCCGAAGGCCTCGGGCCGCAGGGCACGCAGCCCGGAGCTCGGGAAACGGAAACCGGCCACGGTACCTCCAGGTGGAGTCGGTGAGAAATTCCATTATGGTCGGCCCCTCCGACAACCCCGGACGCCCCCGTCCCTAATCCCGGTCGCCCCACATTGACATGTCCTCACCCATCCTCGGATACTGACCCATCGTTCAGTAGCCGCGCGCGGCACGCGGCCCTCGCTCGCCCTCCCCTCCCCCACCCCGGAGACCTCATGACCACGCCCTTGCTGTCGCTCACCTGGACCGACCACGTCACCGGCCGCCAGGGCTTCCTGGTCATCGACCGGCTGGTGCGCGGCGTGTCCAGCGGCGGGCTGCGCATGCGGCCGGGCTGCACGCTCGACGAGGTCACCGGGCTCGCCCGCGGCATGAGCATGAAGGAAGCCCTGCACTACGACCCCGAGGCCCGGTACATCCCCCTGGGCGGCGCCAAGGGCGGCATCGACTGCGATCCGCGCGATCCGGAGGCGTACGGGGTTCTGGTGCGCTATCTGCGGACCATGCGGCCCTACATCGAGAACCTCTGGACCACGGGCGAGGACCTCGGGCTCTCCCAGGACGTGGTGGACCGGGCGGCCGCCGAGGCGGGGCTCGTGTCGTCCGTCCAGGCCGTGTATCCGCTGCTCGGCGACGAGACCGGAGCCC is a window from the Streptomyces sp. NBC_00299 genome containing:
- a CDS encoding MBL fold metallo-hydrolase, coding for MAGFRFPSSGLRALRPEAFGVDPSGERMARIRRSPHFRDGVFQNPGGAARTRPSGSMVEFAKVFFDRDTRPHRVPKGTVPVHATTYADLAKPPVDGLRLTWMGHSSVLAEIDGHRVLFDPVWGERCSPFPFAGPKRLHPVPLPLAQLGPVDVVVISHDHYDHLDLPTIKALVGTDTLFAVPLGVGAHLEHWGVSADRVRELDWHETTKVGGLSLTATPARHFCGRGLRNTQHTLWASWVVASDEHRIYHSGDTGYFDGFTDIGAEHGPFDATMIQIGAYSDFWPDIHMTPDEGVRAHLDLQGGDPTVGVMLPIHWGTFNLAPHAWAEPGEWTMRATHKAGVTMAAPRCGEPFEPASMPPLTPWWREVAETPSEGWPTWPPVASGPDGAAVASGSDGAAVASGSDGAAVASGSDGAAVV